A genomic window from Bacillus marinisedimentorum includes:
- the deoD gene encoding purine-nucleoside phosphorylase, protein MSVHIGAKENEIAETILLPGDPLRAKYIADTFLEDVKQYNEVRGMLGFTGTYKGHRISVQGTGMGVPSISIYVNELISSYGVKNLIRVGTCGAIQKDVKVRDVILAMTSSTDSSMNQHIFDGMDYAPTASFDLLKKAYDAGSDKGLDLKVGNVFTSDTFYRDSMDLFKKLADYGVLGVEMETTALYTLAAKFGVNALSVLTVSDHILTGEETSAEERQTTFNDMIEVALEAAIKE, encoded by the coding sequence ATGAGTGTACATATCGGAGCAAAAGAAAACGAAATTGCTGAAACAATACTGCTTCCGGGCGATCCGCTGCGGGCGAAATATATTGCTGACACTTTTCTGGAAGATGTAAAACAATACAACGAAGTGCGGGGAATGCTCGGTTTCACCGGCACATATAAAGGACACCGCATTTCTGTCCAGGGTACAGGAATGGGCGTTCCATCCATCAGCATTTATGTGAATGAGCTGATTTCAAGCTACGGCGTCAAAAACCTGATCCGCGTCGGCACGTGCGGAGCAATCCAGAAGGACGTCAAAGTGCGTGACGTAATCCTGGCGATGACCTCCTCAACTGACAGCTCCATGAACCAGCACATTTTTGACGGAATGGACTACGCTCCGACAGCTTCATTCGATCTGTTGAAAAAAGCTTACGATGCCGGCAGCGATAAAGGGCTCGATTTGAAAGTGGGCAATGTCTTCACGAGCGACACCTTCTACCGCGACAGCATGGACTTGTTCAAGAAGCTTGCAGACTACGGCGTTCTCGGTGTTGAAATGGAAACAACCGCCCTTTATACCCTTGCCGCGAAGTTCGGGGTGAACGCGCTGTCGGTGCTTACTGTCAGTGACCACATTCTGACTGGCGAAGAAACTTCAGCTGAAGAGCGCCAGACGACGTTCAATGATATGATTGAAGTCGCGCTTGAAGCTGCGATTAAAGAATAG
- a CDS encoding DUF2087 domain-containing protein, whose protein sequence is MDLHEIFWSSSIEQLKQGYIYSTDQGTFTCIICGERYKKGIIYPENGQLFEAELAVQKHIDEQHGSPFTYLTGLNKKFTGLTDQQRELLLAFKERMSDKESAERLGVSPSTIRAHRFKLKEKEKQAKIFLAIMELLNEDDSSKDDWMHIHKGATMVDERYAITKSEQEKMVRNYFKKGPDGPLHQFPSKEKRKIIVLQHILTHFERGKTYTEKEVNEVLKAIYPDFVTIRRYLIEYGFMVRNRDGSEYWVKE, encoded by the coding sequence ATGGATCTTCACGAGATATTTTGGTCTTCCTCTATTGAACAACTCAAGCAGGGGTATATATACAGCACTGACCAGGGCACGTTCACCTGCATCATTTGCGGCGAGCGTTATAAAAAAGGCATCATCTACCCTGAAAACGGCCAGCTGTTTGAAGCGGAACTAGCCGTTCAGAAACACATCGATGAACAGCATGGCTCCCCCTTCACCTATTTGACAGGACTTAATAAAAAATTCACCGGCCTTACCGATCAACAGCGTGAACTGTTACTTGCTTTTAAAGAAAGAATGTCCGACAAAGAATCTGCGGAAAGGTTAGGTGTCAGCCCCTCCACAATCAGGGCGCACCGCTTCAAACTCAAAGAAAAAGAAAAACAGGCGAAAATCTTCCTGGCAATCATGGAGTTGCTGAACGAAGATGATAGCAGCAAGGACGACTGGATGCACATTCATAAGGGGGCGACGATGGTGGATGAACGCTATGCGATAACCAAGTCAGAACAAGAGAAAATGGTGCGGAACTATTTCAAAAAAGGGCCGGATGGACCCTTGCATCAATTTCCGAGTAAGGAGAAACGGAAGATCATCGTACTTCAGCACATTTTGACTCACTTTGAACGCGGGAAAACGTACACGGAAAAAGAAGTGAATGAGGTATTGAAGGCTATTTATCCGGATTTCGTGACGATTCGGCGGTATTTGATTGAGTATGGGTTTATGGTGCGGAATCGTGATGGGAGTGAGTATTGGGTGAAGGAGTAA
- a CDS encoding class I SAM-dependent methyltransferase has protein sequence MEYKGPSVYDNEAFLENYLARRNRAESPNNTIELPVFLEMIGDVNGQTVLDMGSGDGSFGIELLKRGAAYYEGVEGSERMAVLAKGQLAGTNSKISRSSLETWPFPESKYDLAVSRLVLHYIENLTEVLSSISNALKAGGRLVFSVQHPVLTASMKSAEQEGKRTDWIVDDYFKIGKRSEPWIGEQVVKYHRTTEEYVRLVRGAGFRIEDIREGTPRKEQFGSAEEYERRMRIPLFLMFSCIKV, from the coding sequence ATGGAGTATAAAGGACCGTCTGTCTATGACAATGAAGCGTTCCTTGAAAACTATCTAGCGAGAAGGAACCGTGCTGAAAGCCCGAATAATACAATAGAATTACCGGTATTCCTTGAGATGATTGGTGATGTAAACGGCCAAACCGTTCTGGATATGGGCTCCGGGGATGGCTCGTTCGGAATTGAGCTGCTAAAACGGGGAGCGGCTTATTACGAGGGGGTGGAAGGGTCAGAGCGGATGGCTGTGCTGGCAAAAGGACAGCTTGCCGGGACAAACAGCAAAATCAGCCGTTCTTCACTGGAAACATGGCCTTTTCCTGAAAGTAAGTATGATCTGGCAGTCTCACGCCTTGTCCTGCATTATATTGAAAATCTTACAGAGGTGCTCTCCAGCATTTCCAACGCGCTGAAAGCTGGCGGCAGACTTGTTTTCAGCGTCCAGCATCCAGTCCTGACAGCTTCGATGAAAAGTGCCGAACAAGAAGGAAAAAGGACGGACTGGATCGTCGATGATTATTTTAAAATTGGAAAGCGATCGGAACCGTGGATCGGCGAGCAAGTGGTGAAGTATCACCGGACGACGGAAGAGTATGTCAGGCTGGTGCGCGGTGCGGGATTTAGGATTGAAGATATAAGGGAGGGGACTCCGAGGAAAGAACAGTTTGGAAGTGCTGAGGAGTATGAGCGGAGGATGCGGATACCGCTGTTTTTGATGTTTTCGTGCATCAAGGTATAA
- a CDS encoding GNAT family N-acetyltransferase produces the protein MNTSHEKYSRKMAIAPLTADTQTAARTLILEGFRERFGFLDSTLNPDLIDPVNWYSEKGMLFLTGSIDGQIVCTGAITYEEERIARIERMSVKKEYRRQGLAIEMLHELERSAGELEYKRIVMETNRGWKSAVRLYLANGYEIVDEDEERFHFYKELDVIGEDQTDGV, from the coding sequence ATGAACACTTCCCATGAAAAATACAGCAGGAAAATGGCAATCGCACCTCTAACCGCTGATACACAGACAGCCGCCCGCACGCTTATTCTTGAAGGGTTCCGGGAAAGATTCGGATTTCTCGATTCCACACTTAATCCTGATTTGATCGATCCCGTAAACTGGTATTCGGAAAAAGGCATGCTGTTTTTAACCGGCTCGATTGACGGACAAATTGTATGCACAGGCGCGATTACATATGAAGAAGAGAGGATTGCCCGGATTGAACGGATGTCTGTGAAAAAGGAATACCGCAGGCAGGGGCTGGCTATAGAAATGCTTCATGAGCTGGAGCGGTCGGCGGGTGAATTGGAATATAAAAGAATCGTCATGGAAACAAACCGGGGCTGGAAAAGCGCGGTGCGGCTATACCTGGCAAATGGATATGAAATCGTAGATGAAGATGAGGAACGGTTTCATTTTTACAAAGAACTGGACGTTATCGGGGAGGATCAAACCGATGGAGTATAA
- a CDS encoding histidine phosphatase family protein, with product MKKIYIVRHCSASGQPPESPLTAEGFKQAEGLAEFFRGRKIDRIISSPFKRARQTAEPLAGKLHLPIEEDPRLAERILSPEPLPNWLEILQESFESPDLKIAGGESSREALERGIGVIEEISKTGVENTVVVTHGNLMALLLKHFDSTFGFKEWSLLTNPDVYLLTMSNEAPVLERIWTEGGAT from the coding sequence ATGAAAAAGATCTACATTGTAAGGCATTGCAGCGCTTCCGGGCAGCCGCCTGAGAGCCCGCTGACAGCAGAAGGGTTCAAACAGGCAGAAGGGCTGGCGGAATTTTTTCGGGGCAGGAAAATTGACCGGATCATCAGCAGTCCTTTTAAAAGGGCCCGCCAAACGGCTGAACCGCTTGCCGGCAAACTGCATCTGCCGATAGAAGAGGACCCCCGCCTTGCTGAACGGATTCTGAGCCCTGAACCGCTGCCGAATTGGCTCGAAATCCTTCAGGAATCTTTTGAAAGTCCCGATTTGAAAATTGCAGGCGGTGAGTCGAGCAGGGAAGCTTTAGAGAGGGGCATCGGCGTCATAGAGGAAATTTCAAAAACGGGTGTGGAAAATACAGTGGTGGTGACGCATGGGAACTTAATGGCGCTGCTGCTCAAACATTTCGACTCCACTTTCGGATTCAAAGAATGGAGCCTGCTCACGAATCCGGATGTGTACCTTTTGACTATGAGCAACGAAGCTCCCGTACTGGAACGGATCTGGACGGAAGGGGGGGCTACATGA
- a CDS encoding methyltransferase domain-containing protein, whose translation MAQEFFLNPPLADIIEQWKAYFNLLDIAPGQSVLDIGCNTGDAEHLLLGVYPFVDKAVGLDNSEARIIRARQNWEDKGRNARIEFVVGDAMALPFPDNSFDRVICAEVLEWVAEPEKAIEEMYRVLKPGGKAAVIHTDFDTQVFSTENPGRTRKIIHAFADSGPDGIIGRKLSGMIGNSSFSKVESHIHTLINREFNKYTYSYSMARMMRHWLAEENMFELYELGDWLDELKRMHRSGSFYYSVNRNICTGWKPGQAGAR comes from the coding sequence ATGGCACAGGAATTCTTTTTGAACCCGCCCCTGGCGGATATCATTGAGCAATGGAAGGCGTATTTTAATCTGCTGGATATAGCTCCCGGCCAATCAGTGCTGGATATCGGCTGTAATACCGGAGATGCGGAACACCTTCTTTTAGGAGTCTATCCTTTTGTTGATAAAGCGGTCGGTCTGGATAACTCGGAAGCCCGCATTATAAGGGCACGGCAGAACTGGGAGGATAAAGGCCGGAACGCGAGAATCGAATTCGTAGTTGGAGATGCGATGGCCCTTCCATTTCCGGATAACAGTTTTGACCGGGTCATCTGTGCAGAAGTATTGGAATGGGTGGCCGAACCGGAGAAAGCGATTGAGGAAATGTACCGTGTTCTTAAACCTGGCGGCAAAGCGGCCGTTATCCATACCGATTTTGATACACAGGTGTTCTCAACTGAAAATCCGGGTAGAACGAGAAAGATCATCCATGCGTTTGCTGACAGCGGGCCGGATGGGATTATCGGGAGAAAACTGTCTGGGATGATCGGAAACAGTTCGTTTTCAAAAGTTGAATCGCATATTCACACGCTGATCAATCGGGAGTTTAATAAATATACATACTCGTACAGCATGGCCCGCATGATGCGGCACTGGCTTGCGGAAGAGAACATGTTTGAGCTTTATGAACTGGGTGATTGGCTGGATGAGTTGAAGAGAATGCATCGGTCGGGTTCATTTTACTACTCGGTCAATCGGAATATATGTACTGGATGGAAGCCGGGACAGGCAGGTGCAAGATGA